Genomic window (Lycium barbarum isolate Lr01 chromosome 2, ASM1917538v2, whole genome shotgun sequence):
AAAAGGACCAAGTCATTATGAAAACGGGAACTGGTTCCTCTTTGTCCTGTACATAGTTAGCAGCAGCGTGATTAGCCAGAGCATCAAACCAGTATTAGCTTTCCTATAACAATGCATGATGCTATATTTTCCTTTACACATTTCCTGCTTGATGTTGATAATCAGAATATAAGggttcaaaaatttatttttctgtattttttatgttataaacgaaaacaaaatacttgttaattttaaaatctcaattgattttcatattttactaattaaaaattgaagtgactaataaattcataactagttgtacggtaccgataaagaattaaaatatagggaacatatgcatttaaaaataattgaaattttaaatatttcaagtttgacgtaagaattctacaattgtaggttgttttGTAAATTTAGTCTCTTAACGATAATATAACGTTTGAATTGACGAAGATTTTTGTCCAAAATTTCAACAAAAAGAAATTCAATAGCTTTCACTTGATGattaccataaatattttaatattttatttttatacatattatatttcttacaaaatattattagagTGAAATACCGTTGTAACGATCGATAATTATAGAAAAGTTTGACTGTATAAGTTACAATAATTAGCAATTTAAAAAATTTATCAGCCATACTAATAAAACACCTTAAAGATTTTCTTCTTTGATTGTCAAAAAtgaaaaagtgtcacataaatctacatctatatataatataaagctagacatagataaggtgatgtgacacctctctatgatcaTCATTCCTATATATCTTTCTTCTCATTTTTCACTTATTTTTCTATTTAACATATCTATTTAATTTCCTCTTTCCCAACATAAATAATACAATCCTTAACAATTGAACTAATGAAACATACGGTTACAACCATTTAGTTGACATAGTGGCCATTACAGTTACAAGAATTGAATTGAAATAATGGGTCATTATGATGCAAACATGCCTTTTCGGATGCATATAACATTAAGCTGCAAATGTCTTTTCTTATTCCAAATTTAAGTTAAAGTTCTAACTTCCCCACATCTTTTAAGCAAGAAGGTTTATGAAGGCTGCAAGTCCATAATCATCCCATTTCTCATCTAATTCATTTTATGTCGTTTGACACAATGATTTTACTTTCTTCTTGATCAGTTTTGATGTACTAAaagcttttattttattttctaaaatatagGTGACTGAACTTTCTCCAAAGGAGGACAAGAGCGTGACCGGTTGTTTTGGAAAAAGTGAAAGAATTATTTTCCGTAGTTTCCTTTCATTCCTTcaattggttaatatacaaaatattctaacctaaaataggagattacaaaatatacaaaatattctaacataaaataggagattacaaaatattctatctAATATTTAcattatcacacccccgcagttgaaacgggaggtttacgaacgcttaGACTGTCTCGAAAATCTTCAAAAAGGACCTgaggaagacctttagtgaaaatatctgcAATCTGATATCGGGACGGGACATGAAGAACATGAACCTGTCCCCGCGCAACCTTCTCACGCACAAAATgaatgtccatctcaatatgtttggtGCGTTGATGTTGCACCGGATTTCCTGACAAATatatggcactcacattgtcacaatataccAACGTAGCCTTGCAAaccggacaatgtagttccaataaAAGATTGCGAATCCAGCAAGACTCAGAAACAACATTAGCAACACCTTTATACTCCGCTTCAGCGCTAGACCGAGAAAGAGTAGGTTGTCGCTTtgacgaccaagaaatcaagttgtcTCCCAAAAATACACAATACCCCAACGTAGAACGACGAGTGTCCGGAcatccaccccaatctgcatctgtgtATGAGACAAGGTCGGTGACTGAGGAGGGGTAGAGATGCAATCCATGGTCAAGAGTGCCTTGAATGTAACGCAAAATTcgcttaagagcatgcatatgatcGTCCCTCGGATCATGCATATGTAAGCACACCTGTTGTACAGCATATGAAATATCGGGTCTCGTGAAAgtgagatactgaagagcacctgcgagACTACGATAATGAGTGGGATCCTCATAAGGAGCACTCGAAGTAGCACTGATCTTCGGTTTTGTGTCAACCGGAGTGAGAGAGGGCTTGCAAGAAGACATACCAGTGCGATCAATGATTTCCTCGGCATACTTTCGTTGAGAGAGGAACATcccacccttgtgacgggtcacagaaatgccaagaaaataattcaaaggacctaaatccttcatagcaaattcgaaACCAAGACGATCCATAATGGAACGACGGAGAGTGTCTGAGGATGcagtgagaataatatcatcaacatatagtaaaatgtatgCCATGTCAGTCCCCATATGGTAGATGAACAAAGAATTATCATACCTGTTATTTGAGAAACCAATGGAATACACAAAATCTGCAAATCGTTTATACCAAGCATGTGGAGCCTGCTTAAGTCCATAGAGAGACATACGCAATAGGCAAACATAATCAGGATGTGTGTGATCCCGAAAACCCataggttgatgcatatacacagtTTCCTTGAGCTCACTGTGAAGAAAAACATTCTTCACATCCAGTTGATGTATAGGCCAATGCTTTGACAAAGAGAGACTAAGAATAGTGCGGATAGTCGCCGGTTTCACCACCGGACTGAACGTCTCACCACAATCTATGCCAACCTGCtgagttttgccatcacctacaagtcgggctttatgcctctcaaaatcactattagacttttctttatgagtgaaaatccacatagaacgaataacattaaCATTAGGTGGACAGGGgaccaaatcccacgtcttattcgtaacaagagcatcaaattcatcatccatAGCCATTTTTCAATTCGGGTCACGAAGAGCGGCCAATGGGTTACGAGGTAGAGGAGATTTCGTAACCGTGGTGTATAAGTTAAACTGACGTTTAGGCTTGAAAATACCCTGTTGGCTGCGTGTGACCATGGTGGGTCATGGAGTGGGGATATGCGGCTGGACATTTGCATGTGGAAGGGGGCTGGTGGTTGGGCTAGGGGCCTGGTGGGCCGTTTGTGAGGCAGCCTGCACGATAAGCGGTGCATCAATAGGAGTGGCGGACAATGGAGAGATAAGGGGGGAAGCCGACTGGGCCTGTTGCAACGTTGGGCCAGCAGCGGTAATGGGAGATAATGGAGCAGGGCTGCTCGGCTGGACCAAGGGCGGTGGAGGTGGAGCTCCGAATTTTTTGATGTAATGAAAAACATAAGGTGAGATTCTTTCATCCAAAAAATCGTAAGTATGGGATTGAGGGGTAGGAAATTTAGCAAAAGGAAACTAAGTCTCATAAAAAAGCATCAACCATCTTATGGTTGGTTTAAAAATTGTCAAAGGAACCAAACAGTTAAAGCTTGATCCTACCATCTATGATGCCTTGATTGAAGAAAAGTCCAGTGTTTGTGACATACTGGCCAATAGAGGTAATATTTCCCTTCGATAAGAatgattatgaatttttttcCTTCGTAGAATCAAAATGTTACATCTAAGTTGCACCAATTCTTTATGGTATATTTTTATTTACTCTAAGTTGCACAAATTCTTTATGATATCTTTTTATTTACTCTAAGTTGCACAAATTCTTTATGATATCTTTTTATTTACTCATTCTCTGGCGCATGTTCTAAGAAGACATTTGTGAGGGAAATGCACATTATTCATATTTTAATGTGGCACAATCTATGCTTAGAATGCTTTAAGTGAAAATGCCCGAGAAGATCAGTACAACGCCCAATGGTGGTAATATTACGCTGACTGTTTCTAATATTGGTGGTGAGAATATctattttcttttatatatacaCTCTCCAAAAGAAATATATTAATAAAAGACATGGTTGTCTATGAAATGTGAACTATGGAATACGATTTTATATTTTGCAGGGGTAAAGATAACTTGCCTTATTGATTTCATCAAGAAACATCCGTCAACATGGATTCTTCATATTGCTAATTTTATGTAAAAGTGTTCAgtgtatattttaatttttacacCCAAGAAATTTATGAGAATCTTCTGATGCCTCTTCTTCCTTCTCTCAGATTATCTTCTTTAATGAAAATTGTATTGTTTTTGCGCTATATTAAGACaacataaataaaaaatttagttgtATCGCTCGTGATTATGCACTTCTCTTTATTGGTGCTAGAGAAAAAGAAATAGGAAGGAAGAAGACTCTATAGGAGAGAGAGAGCGCGCATGAATTTgcagagaaaaagaaaaatgtgGATAGTTGGGAAAGAATTAGATATCTCTTTCCTCCGAGTCCTCGATATGTgttcattatttttatttattttccttcttcttttcaTTCTTATTTCTACTTGAGTTGAATTATGAGAAAACTAAAAATTTCCCTCTGTCCGTAGTTTATTATCCATTTAATTTTCATGCATAATTTACATTTTGCAAATTTCAAcagaaccacaaaaaaaaaataataataataaaaaattgaatgaattaaggGTAATCTATCTCCTCTAACAAATTATAATATAAGTTTTTTTGCATGAATTTTAATGTAATAGTTTCTTatcttttgttgttgttttttttctttttcaaattacCTAAACTTAAAATGCTAAGATGGATAAGATGAAGGTGTAACACTGACAAATTGATGATAACATAATAAGCTAAAGAAGTAAAACCACTCTTTTTACGggtaaaaataaatattagccACCATATATTGTGCAACttttcattattatattttttattttatgtttcttcagtttttatattttgtttttcaATTTTAAATAGTTAATTATAATGAGTTGTTTCATATTTATATTGAAATGTTTTCCATACAAACACTTTAGGCTAAATTTTATATAGAATGTTAGATTAGAATTTTCTTTCATTGAAGATATGACGCTAAAAATGATTATTATATACATGATAATTTAATTCTTCTATTTTATCTAGATTTACAAACAAAATTAGTTATTTTGTAAATACATACTCTATTATATTTTAATGATCGCGAAGCGCGGCCAATTTTATTAGTTGAGTAATAAACGAAGAAAGTATAATTGATAAGTAAGCATGTACAAAAGTTGAAGTTGAGAAATGAGTTTAAATTAAAAAGAATTGATCTGTTTCCTAGCAATTCCGACAAACATGCTGACAACAGCCACAATAATGACTTCCGACGTCAAGATTCATAATAAGCATAAAGAAACTAAAACATCTGCCACCATAGCCTCAGTTTTCAACTCCCCCAAACCCCCCCTCTGCTCCTTCACCCTTGCGGATCGATCAAAAATGGGGGTAATTAGCAGGAGGAGGCTTGTGGTTTCAGATTTCATCATGTCTTTGATGTGGGTTTGGTCAAGTGTCCTTATCAAGATGTTTGTTCATTCAATCTTGGGTTATGGAGCTCATGATCTCAAAGGTGAAATCCTCAAACATGCAATTTCTGTCATCAATATGTTCTTCTTTGCCTTCTTGAGCAAAGCTACCAAAGGTGGGGCCTACAACCCTCTTACAATCTTGTCTGGTGCCATCTCTGGGAATCTCTCCAATTTCATCTTCACTGTTGCTGCTAGAATTCCTGCTCAGGTCAGTTTTCTAAACAACTCCTACTGCACATCTCCAATTATCGCATTATTTCATTGTCGTTATTGTTCTTTCTTCTAAAGGCTATGTACTGCTTTCCGTTTCGCATtattttgctgttgttgttgcttgCATTTTCTGTATCCCTTTTTCAAACTGCTTTGAAAATACTTTTTTACCTAATCTGAGGGTCTAtcaaaaacaacctctctatctcgacgaggtaggggtaaggtctgcatacactctccgccctccccagaccccaccagTGGGATAacaccgggtatgttgttgttgtaacactCAATTCAAGTTAGACAGCAAATGTTTCATACCAATTGGTGCTTTATCTGGACAGAATTTGAAATTCTTAAATTAATGAGCTAATCGTTTAATAATGAAAAGTCTGTTAAAGCGACAATCCTGAGGAGCCTGCTTGAATCAGGTTGAGTGAGGAAAGGGAAGAGAATTGAAATCAGTAAGAGAAGAATGGCTATGACAACACTAAGATGCAAGAAATCATGCAACAGCCTCTAGGACAGATATTGTTTACTATGGTAATGTGGTGCATGAACAAAGCATTTTTACCAATAAACAGGATATCAAATATTTTCATAGGGGCTTTCACATCACTGACTTTCAAGGTTAATTGGAGGTTGCTAAATTGCATCATGCTGAATAACTCTAGGATTCCTTCTAAATATAAATGGCAACCTTTGAGCAAAAGACTAAAATTAAAAAGAGGACATAAGTATAAGTATGGCATTTTGAAGGCCATTTTACTACTTAAGCTAAACCAATTCTGGAGAGGAGGTTTGATGTCCTCCCAATGGGACAGATTCACAACATGATAATATAAGTAGGTAAACTAATCTGAAGCATGTTTTTGTGCAAATAAATGCTCTATAATGAGCCGCGAAACAGCATTTTGATAGCTTGTTTGGCCGATTGAATAAACTTCAAAATGAGGCAAAGGGAAAAAATGCTCTTACTCATAAGAGAAGTATCAACATCCCAACATACTTCTGTCAAAACAGTACCATGTGGAGAGCCAGAGTATTTTTTGCCTTTGAAAAACTTACAGAAACCAACACATCAGTGTTACTTAGAAGTTCCCTATCTCTTGCTAGTTGTTATTATCTCCCTTTCCTTCTGATGTTTCCTTTTCCGATAACTACTGAGCTTCCAAGCTTCTGATCTCCTGATCATGATATGTTACCGCCTTGCTGCTTTCAAATTACCTATCCTGCTTGACTGATGTCTTTGTTTTAAAAAATGTGGTAATAGTTTTTTGTTCAACATGGTTACATTTCCTATTCAAAATGACATGCTTGTCTTTTTGTTGAAGATTTGGTCAGCaggtttccttttgtttttttgcGTTTCCAGTTTTGCTGATATTTCATGATTATGATAATTGGTTGTCAACATAAAAAACGATGTTCATtaattgcaaaaaaaaatttGCTTTTTCTCTTATTACTTAGTCAAATCAGGTATCCTGCTTCCCATATGGTTGTCTTTCAGATAATTTCCATCTATGCTGGCCATCAGATTTCATATCATCCAATGGAAAAGCAAACTAATCTGACTTTGTTTGGTTGTAACCCAAACTCTTGTTATTGCTTGAGACTGATCAAAAAACAAATCTTCTTGTATTTTTGGAGTGAGACCCATTTAACCTAATCTCTTTCCGATATAAAGCAATTTCCGAAATTTTTATGTGAGAGCATTGGTGCTTCTCCTTTTGGATGCATTTTTTTGGGAAGTTTGATTTTCTAGGCATTGGAAGGGCCTATTCTAATGAAGTCAGTCCCCTTTTTCAAAACTACTGTCCATTTTAATAAGAAAAGATGTTTTATGACTTTATCAATAGGATAAGAAGAGTACAAGGAGGAAGACTAGGACTCCTCAAGTTGAACAAGATAAATAAGTGGATAGATTTCGTCAATCCCACTGAGATCAGTCAAGTGGATATCTAGAAGAAGATCTATAACCTTATTCCATGTAAATGACTAGAATACCACTCTACTACATAAATTGATTACATCTTAAGACACTGGTCTTGAAATGTTCCAGCAGCGCACACTAACAAAATGCATCACTGTACCGCAACGAAAGCCCCTCTTTATGGAAAGATGATGTTGATGGTATAGCCAAACCTAAATTTGATATAGAAATGGAGCCTCAAGATATCTCCGAACAAGCTAGAAATTTTCTTCAATCTGAATGAGTTGAATTTCATTACTCTTCATACGTCTAATGTAACAATCGAGGTTTATGATTTTTTCAGGTCTCTCGATTTTAGCTGGCCATTGTATTAAGCTTCTCATGAGAGGACCACGTATATGCCTTAAGTTCCAATGAAAAATTTGCATACTAGatagggggagagagagagagagagagagagagagagagagagagaggctctGTTGAGAAACACTTGGCACATATAAGAAGCATTGGCAATTCCCGGTGAAGCTCTTAGAAGGATTAAGGTGCTTTATGTTAGACAAGGTTATGGAAATGAGAAGGCCAAATAATTATCAGCTCTTCGGTTTTCTTATCATTCGAGATTC
Coding sequences:
- the LOC132626559 gene encoding probable aquaporin SIP2-1 yields the protein MLTTATIMTSDVKIHNKHKETKTSATIASVFNSPKPPLCSFTLADRSKMGVISRRRLVVSDFIMSLMWVWSSVLIKMFVHSILGYGAHDLKGEILKHAISVINMFFFAFLSKATKGGAYNPLTILSGAISGNLSNFIFTVAARIPAQVFGSITGVRLIIAAFPNIGLGPRLTIDIHRGAFTEGCLTFAIVTISLGLSRRSNASTLMKTWISSLSKLTLHILGSDLTGGCMNPASVMGWAYARGNHVTKEHIHVYWLAPIQATLLAVWTFNLLVSPAKDEKEKMKEKKSE